Proteins encoded together in one uncultured Desulfobacter sp. window:
- the nrdR gene encoding transcriptional regulator NrdR: MKCPYCGDPNTRVVDSRPGKIEFEVRRRRECQQCGRRFTTYERVEQVPVMIIKKDNRREEFDREKVMRGIQKACEKRAISINQIEQIVDEIERDLRDGREREVPATVVGEKIINALKDLDDVAYVRFASVYREFKDVTDFIQELESLIHKEHRSTDTEPGMEGTVDSDD, translated from the coding sequence ATGAAGTGCCCATATTGCGGAGATCCAAACACCAGAGTTGTGGATTCGCGGCCGGGCAAAATTGAGTTTGAAGTCCGGCGTAGAAGAGAGTGCCAGCAGTGCGGTCGACGCTTTACGACCTATGAACGGGTGGAACAGGTCCCTGTCATGATCATTAAAAAAGACAACCGCCGGGAGGAGTTTGACAGGGAAAAGGTGATGAGAGGCATTCAGAAAGCCTGTGAAAAACGTGCCATCAGTATCAACCAGATCGAACAAATTGTGGATGAGATTGAGCGTGACCTGCGGGACGGCCGGGAGCGGGAAGTGCCTGCCACGGTGGTGGGTGAGAAAATTATCAATGCCCTGAAGGATCTGGATGATGTGGCCTATGTCCGGTTTGCCTCTGTGTACAGGGAGTTCAAGGATGTCACCGATTTTATTCAGGAACTTGAAAGTCTGATTCATAAGGAGCACAGATCCACAGATACCGAGCCGGGTATGGAAGGCACTGTAGATAGTGATGACTGA
- a CDS encoding cytidine/deoxycytidylate deaminase family protein has protein sequence MNSVPPDSVNVIGDGRPTWNEYFMAITDLVASRATCLRRKVGAVLVKDKRILCSGYNGAPSQIPHCRQTGCLREQLKVPSGEKHELCRGVHAEQNVIIQAAYHGIPVAGASLYCTTQPCSICAKMIINAGIKKVYFKAGYDDPLSLEMFAQAGVELIQL, from the coding sequence ATGAATTCTGTTCCCCCTGATTCGGTAAACGTCATTGGTGATGGCCGTCCCACTTGGAACGAGTATTTTATGGCCATCACAGACCTTGTGGCTTCCAGGGCCACTTGTCTTAGACGAAAGGTGGGGGCCGTGTTGGTCAAGGATAAGCGTATTTTATGTTCCGGCTATAACGGTGCACCTTCTCAAATTCCCCATTGCAGGCAGACCGGTTGCCTGCGGGAACAACTCAAGGTGCCTTCCGGGGAAAAACATGAGCTTTGTCGGGGGGTTCATGCTGAACAGAATGTAATCATCCAGGCGGCTTACCATGGGATACCGGTCGCCGGAGCCTCGTTGTACTGCACCACCCAGCCTTGTTCCATATGCGCTAAGATGATTATTAATGCCGGCATCAAAAAAGTATACTTCAAGGCGGGGTACGACGATCCGCTTTCCCTGGAGATGTTTGCCCAGGCCGGGGTGGAATTGATTCAGCTTTGA
- a CDS encoding riboflavin synthase has product MFTGIIESLGTIRRIETHGEGKVLVIACDLDLSSTGIGDSIAVNGACLTAVSLGKGQFKVDMAPETVSRTTFGSIGPGARVNIERALKLSDRIDGHLVSGHIDGTGVVSKIETRSNAIIYEIQVPENLADEMIEKGSVAIDGISLTINQCWETGFSVSIIPHTAKITTIGFKNVGDPVNIETDMLGKYVKKFLSGQGKSAKSANDAGADADLGVSMSLLARNGFL; this is encoded by the coding sequence TTGTTTACTGGGATTATAGAAAGTCTGGGTACCATTCGGCGTATTGAAACCCATGGAGAAGGCAAAGTGCTGGTGATTGCCTGTGACCTGGATCTTTCCTCCACAGGCATTGGTGATTCCATTGCTGTAAATGGGGCCTGTCTGACCGCTGTAAGTCTCGGTAAAGGACAATTCAAGGTGGATATGGCACCGGAAACCGTGTCCCGCACCACCTTTGGTTCTATTGGACCCGGGGCTCGTGTCAATATTGAACGAGCGCTGAAGCTGTCGGACCGCATAGACGGGCATCTGGTATCAGGCCACATCGACGGTACCGGAGTGGTTTCAAAAATTGAGACCCGGAGCAATGCCATCATATATGAAATCCAGGTGCCGGAAAACCTGGCTGATGAGATGATAGAAAAGGGCTCGGTTGCCATTGACGGTATCAGCCTGACCATCAACCAATGTTGGGAAACCGGTTTTTCGGTAAGTATCATTCCCCATACCGCAAAAATTACAACCATCGGATTTAAAAACGTGGGGGATCCGGTCAATATTGAGACGGATATGCTGGGAAAATATGTGAAAAAATTTTTATCGGGGCAAGGGAAAAGCGCCAAAAGTGCCAACGACGCCGGTGCTGATGCCGATTTAGGCGTCAGTATGTCACTTCTTGCCCGGAACGGATTCTTGTAA
- the ribD gene encoding bifunctional diaminohydroxyphosphoribosylaminopyrimidine deaminase/5-amino-6-(5-phosphoribosylamino)uracil reductase RibD produces the protein MTDSDYMARALELAARGKGYTSPNPCVGALVVKDDQIIGQGFHSKAGGPHAEVVAINDAAARHPEKLADSTIYVTLEPCNHFGKTPPCTHKILNAGICRVVVACKDPNPVARGGIEFLRENGLEVVSGVMEQTGLTLIEDFVWNVQNDTTPFVTLKCAATLDGYIATKTGDSQWITSQASRNFGHELRHQNDAILIGSGTLHGDDPSLTARIEGKQTRDPARIILDTRLTIRENAKVVVQKSTAPTIIVTGPDGDSAKIRRLQEKGVQVLECPVFENLLDLNDLMIRLRKLSITSLLVEGGGRVAASALAAGIVNKICYFLAPKILGGNDGIPVFSGAGPKKIKDVFELARVTTRKFGSDMLLTGYIEQQNRLGNGGR, from the coding sequence ATGACTGATTCGGACTATATGGCAAGAGCTTTGGAGCTTGCAGCCCGGGGCAAAGGGTACACCTCGCCCAACCCCTGTGTGGGGGCCTTGGTGGTGAAGGACGATCAAATCATTGGTCAGGGCTTTCACTCAAAAGCAGGTGGCCCCCACGCTGAGGTGGTGGCCATAAATGATGCAGCAGCAAGACATCCTGAGAAATTGGCCGATTCCACCATCTACGTAACTTTAGAGCCGTGCAATCATTTCGGAAAAACCCCCCCCTGTACCCATAAAATTCTTAATGCAGGTATCTGTCGGGTTGTTGTGGCCTGCAAAGATCCCAATCCCGTTGCAAGGGGAGGAATTGAATTTTTAAGGGAAAACGGTCTTGAGGTTGTTTCAGGCGTTATGGAGCAAACGGGCTTGACCCTGATCGAGGACTTTGTCTGGAATGTTCAAAATGACACAACCCCGTTTGTTACCTTAAAATGTGCTGCCACCCTTGACGGGTATATTGCTACAAAGACCGGGGATTCCCAGTGGATCACTTCCCAGGCATCCCGAAATTTTGGTCACGAATTACGCCACCAAAATGATGCCATTCTTATCGGCTCCGGTACTTTGCATGGGGATGATCCGTCCCTGACTGCCAGAATTGAGGGAAAACAGACCAGGGATCCTGCCCGGATAATTTTGGATACTCGTTTGACGATCCGGGAAAATGCCAAAGTTGTGGTTCAAAAATCAACTGCCCCTACCATTATTGTTACAGGCCCTGACGGTGATTCTGCTAAAATTCGGCGGCTCCAAGAAAAAGGCGTGCAGGTTCTTGAATGCCCGGTCTTTGAAAATCTGCTTGATTTAAATGACCTGATGATTAGATTAAGAAAATTGTCCATAACAAGCCTTCTGGTTGAAGGTGGGGGGCGTGTGGCTGCATCGGCATTGGCTGCGGGAATTGTTAATAAAATTTGCTATTTCCTTGCCCCCAAAATTTTGGGCGGAAATGACGGTATACCGGTGTTTAGCGGAGCAGGACCTAAAAAGATTAAAGACGTGTTTGAATTGGCCCGGGTCACTACCCGGAAGTTTGGTTCCGATATGCTGTTGACAGGATATATTGAACAGCAGAATAGATTGGGTAACGGCGGGAGATAA